A stretch of Manis javanica isolate MJ-LG chromosome 1, MJ_LKY, whole genome shotgun sequence DNA encodes these proteins:
- the MAL gene encoding myelin and lymphocyte protein — protein sequence MAPAAASGGSSLPSGFSVFTTFPDLLFILEFVFGGLVWILVASSRVPMPLVQGWVMFVSVFCFVATTVLLILYLIGAHGGESSWITLDAAYHCVAAMFYLSASVLEALATIGMQEGYTYKYYHENISAVVFSYVATLLYVVHAAFSLIRWKSS from the exons ATGGCCCCCGCAGCGGCATCGGGTGGCAGCAGCCTGCCCAGCGGCTTCTCGGTCTTCACCACCTTCCCGGACCTGCTCTTCATTTTGGAGTTT gtCTTTGGGGGCCTGGTGTGGATCCTGGTTGCCTCATCGCGGGTGCCCATGCCCCTGGTCCAGGGCTGGGTGATGTTCGTGTCTGTGTTCTGCTTTGTGGCCACCACAGTCCTGCTCATCCTGTACCTGATTGGTGCCCACGGTGGGGAGTCTTCCTGGATCACCCTG GACGCAGCTTACCACTGTGTTGCTGCCATGTTTTACCTCAGTGCCTCCGTCCTGGAGGCTTTGGCCACCATCGGGATGCAAGAGGGCTACACCTACAAATACTACCACGAAAACATCTCTGCTGTG GTGTTCTCCTACGTAGCCACTCTGCTGTACGTGGTCCACGCCGCGTTTTCTTTAATCAGATGGAAATCTTCATAA